One genomic segment of Impatiens glandulifera chromosome 6, dImpGla2.1, whole genome shotgun sequence includes these proteins:
- the LOC124943523 gene encoding uncharacterized protein LOC124943523 has protein sequence MTWSLKKILKLKNSLDLIFHICLGDERGTLFWHDPWFKNRPLIIKEEFQGLRIRKDCAAATVCDIDVGLWTSIIRRVPEGRRVLDYLSSIRLSDRADVHSWVAEEDGKLKSRIVWNAIRERCQIVDWAALVWSSKVILRHCFIFCLAFRGRLSTRDRIFAYMDIPNANCVLCSGFAESIDHLLGGCFFARSIWNLFTLAMGIVSLSGSWEDIKVAAQVLSKGSKFHANVFKCGFVAIVYHLWAEINVRVFGRVCRNVDHVWSDIVFNCGALIRTWRRVPKGEREWVLCREWKVNYDEVTSFKCFKAS, from the coding sequence ATGACTTGGtctttgaagaagattttgaaACTAAAAAACAGCCTTGATTTGATCTTTCATATTTGTCTTGGAGATGAGCGTGGCACTCTCTtttggcacgacccttggttcaAAAACCGACCGTTGATCATTAAAGAGGAATTCCAAGGATTGAGAATTAGAAAGGATTGTGCGGCTGCCACGGTTTGCGATATTGATGTTGGGCTTTGGACTTCAATTATTAGACGGGTTCCGGAAGGAAGACGAGTATTAGATTATTTGAGTAGTATCCGTCTAAGTGATAGGGCTGATGTTCACTCTTGGGTAGCTGAGGAGGATGGTAAATTGAAGTCGAGAATAGTTTGGAATGCTATAAGAGAAAGATGTCAAATTGTCGATTGGGCTGCTCTCGTTTGGTCTTCAAAGGTTATTCTCAGGCATTGTTTCATCTTTTGTTTGGCTTTCCGTGGTAGACTTAGTACCCGTGATCGTATTTTTGCTTATATGGATATTCCGAACGCCAATTGTGTTCTTTGTAGTGGGTTTGCGGAGTCCATTGATCATCTTTTGGGTGGCTGTTTTTTTGCTAGGTCTATTTGGAATCTTTTCACATTAGCCATGGGAATTGTGAGCTTGTCGGGGTCTTGGGAGGATATAAAAGTTGCTGCCCAAGTCTTATCTAAAGGTAGTAAATTTCATGCTAATGTCTTTAAGTGTGGGTTTGTTGCCATCGTTTATCATTTGTGGGCCGAGATAAATGTTAGAGTCTTTGGTAGAGTTTGTCGAAACGTTGATCATGTGTGGAGTGACATCGTATTTAATTGTGGTGCGCTAATTAGAACGTGGAGGCGGGTTCCTAAAGGTGAGCGGGAATGGGTCCTTTGTCGCGAATGGAAAGTCAATTATGATGAAGTCAcatcttttaaatgttttaaggcTAGCTAG
- the LOC124943524 gene encoding uncharacterized protein LOC124943524: MVEVKSKVHDNLFHLAIVYACNSGSDRRILWSCLKDKIIDEDPWAIIGDFNITRIENQRSPESDITQDMIDFNECIRDIGCVKPTNSGNLFTWSSTRGDEQIGRSRIDRGLINSTWAAKFPRSHVHILNPGISDHYPLKLYWEKKKRVKRPFKFFNFWMDNDKFKDILHEVWNTRVDGSNMFRVSEKLRLLKNRLTKFDRKKFSNISKRVMTARDDLEEVQYRFLHEDIDDLLQDEEEFVLASFRELSSMEESFIRQKSRQKWDSGDFVHGHEQIQNLAVQFYRGLMGTNIRQHLSHLNTLYQIVDKRISAEDSWDLIKVVSRDEVRKALASINDKSAAFYGGVDDETKARIQDIIGISEGSLLVRYLGIPLTTRQIQVIHYRSLIEKVKNVIIGWAAKKLSYAGIIELVGSVVMGLIGYWSQQIVLPKKVMKEMDTIIRNFIWGSQGRGGKKVKWTDICKPKDEGDIGQRSCVEWNRAVTYKHL, from the exons ATGGTTGAAGTTAAAAGCAAAGTTCACGACAATCTTTTTCATTTGGCTATTGTTTATGCATGTAATTCGGGGTCGGATAGGAGGATTTTGTGGAGCTGTCTGAAAGACAAGATTATTGATGAGGATCCTTGGGCTATTATTGGGGATTTCAACATTACTAGAATTGAAAATCAAAGGAGTCCTGAATCTGATATCACCCAAGACATGATAGACTTTAATGAGTGTATTCGTGACATTGGGTGTGTCAAACCGACCAACTCTGGCAACCTGTTTACTTGGTCCTCTACGAGGGGTGATGAGCAAATTGGAAGGAGCAGAATTGACAGGGGTCTTATTAACTCGACTTGGGCTGCTAAGTTTCCTAGAAGCCATGTTCATATCCTTAACCCGGGAATCTCTGATCACTATCCACTTAAGCTCTATtgggaaaagaaaaagagagtGAAGCGTCCttttaagttcttcaacttttggatggataatgataaGTTTAAAGACATTCTCCATGAGGTCTGGAACACTCGCGTGGATGGCTCCAATATGTTTCGGGTGTCGGAGAAATTGAGACTTCTTAAGAATCGGCTCACTAAATTTGATCGTAAAAAATTCAGCAACATTTCTAAAAGAGTCATGACTGCGAGGGATGATCTTGAGGAGGTTCAATACCGCTTTCTTCATGAGGACATTGATGATCTCCTTCAGGATGAGGAAGAATTTGTTCTTGCTTCTTTTAGAGAGCTCAGTTCTATGGAGGAGAGTTTTATAAGACAGAAATCGAGACAAAAGTGG GATAGTGGGGACTTTGTGCATGGACATGAGCAAATTCAGAACTTGGCTGTCCAATTCTACCGTGGGCTTATGGGTACTAATATCAGGCAGCATCTTAGTCACCTCAACACACTTTATCAGATTGTTGACAAGAGGATCTCTGCTGAGGATAGTTGGGATCTTATCAAGGTTGTGTCAAGGGATGAAGTCAGAAAGGCTCTTGCGAGTATCAATG ATAAGAGTGCAGCGTTCTATGGTGGTGTTGATGATGAGACAAAGGCAAGGATACAAGACATTATCGGTATCTCTGAAGGGTCGTTACTAGTACGTTATTTGGGTATTCCGCTCACAACAAGGCAGATCCAAGTTATTCACTATAGGTCGCTCATTGAAAAGGTCAAGAACGTCATTATAGGTTGGGCGGCTAAGAAGCTTTCGTATGCGGGCATAATTGAGTTGGTTGGAAGCGTGGTCATGGGGTTAATTGGATATTGGTCTCAACAAATTGTTCTCCCAAAGAAAGTTATGAAAGAGATGGACACCATTATACGTAACTTTATTTGGGGCAGCCAAGGTCGTGGGGGTAAGAAAGTCAAGTGGACTGACATTTGTAAACCGAAAGATGAAGGTGATATTGGGCAGAGGAGCTGTGTGGAATGGAACCGGGCCGTTACTTACAAACATCTTTAG